The region tgtacttttcccatactcctactggtctacttgtacttttcccatactcctacaGGTCTAgttgtacttttcccatactcctactggtctacttgtacttttcccatactcctactggtctacttgtacttttcccatactcctactggtctatttgtacttttcccatactcctactggtctatttgtacttttcccatactcctacaGGTCTAgttgtacttttcccatactcctactggtctacttgtacttttcccatactcctacaGGTCTAgttgtacttttcccatactcctactggtctacttgtacttttcccatactcctactggtctacttgtacttttcccatactcctactggtacttttcccatactcctacttctctacttgtacttttcccatactcctactggtctatttgtacttttcccatactcctacttctctacttgtacttttcccatactcctacttgtctacttgtacttttcccatactcctactggtctatttgtacttttcccatactcctacttgtctatttgtacttttcccatactcctacttctctacttgtacttttcccatactcctactggtctatttgtacttttcccatactcctactggtctatttgtacttttcccatactcctactggtctatttgtacttttcccatactcctacttgtacttttcccatactcctacttgtctatttgtacttttcccatactcctactggtctacttgtacttttcccatactcctactggtctatttgtacttttcccatactcctacttctctacttgtacttttcccatactcctacttctctatttgtacttttcccatactcctacttGTCTATTTGTACTTTTCCAATACTCCTACTggtacttttcccatactcctactggtctacttgtacttttcccatactcctactggtctacttgtacttttcccatactcctactggtctacttgtacttttcccatactcctactggtctacttgtacttttcccatactcctacaGGTCTAgttgtacttttcccatactcctactggtctagttgtacttttcccatactcctactgatctatttgtacttttcccatactcctactggtctacttgtacttttcccatactcctactggtacttttcccatactcctactggtctatttgtacttttcccatactcctactggtctacttgtacttttcccatactcctactggtctatttgtacttttcccatactcctactggtctatttgtacttttcccatactcctactggtctacttgtacttttcccatactcctactggtctacttgtacttttcccatactcctactggtctacttgtacttttcccatactcctacttctctatttgtacttttcccatactcctactggtctatttgtacttttcccatactcctacttctctacttgtacttttcccatactcctactggtctacttgtacttttcccatactcctactggtctatttgtacttttcccatactcctacttgtctatttgtacttttcccatactcctactggtctagttgtacttttcccatactcctactggtctacttgtacttttcccatactcctactggtctacttgtacttttcccatactcctactggtctacttgtacttttcccatactcctacttgtctatttgtacttttcccatactcctactggtctatttgtacttttcccatactcctacttctctacttgtacttttcccatactcctactggtctacttgtacttttcccatactcctacttctctacttgtacttttcccatactcctactggtctacttgtacttttcccatactcctactggtctatttgtacttttcccatactcctacttgtctatttgtacttttcccatactcctacttctctacttgtacttttcccatactcctacttctctatttgtacttttcccatactcctactggtctacttgtacttttcccatactcctactggtctacttgtacttttcccatactcctactggtctatttgtacttttcccatactcctactggtctacttgtacttttcccatactcctactggtctatttgtacttttcccatactcctacttctctacttgtacttttcccatactcctacttgtctacttgtacttttcccatactcctactggtctatttgtacttttcccatactcctacttgtctatttgtacttttcccatactcctacttctctacttgtacttttcccatactcctacttctctacttgtacttttcccatactcctactggtctacttgtacttttcccatactcctactggtctatttgtacttttcccatactcctactggtctatttgtacttttcccatactcctactggtctatttgtacttttcccatactcctactggtctatttgtacttttcccatactcctactggtctatttgtacttttcccatactcctactatgtgtgtgtacgtgtacgtacgtgtgtcgctatgattagtattcagcttctgggccgaacatggcagacgatgttcagcgctgtgtatattatatgttgttttgcgtttctcggtctacaaattcactggtataggcaaaactataaaataataacaataatgtacgccctcccagtccataatggactcaagcaaactttgcactccataatgggctcggctgtcgcctcgcccattatgtcgttcaaagtttgctttcgtccattatgggctgggagggcatgcattattgtttaaatattgattatttaataataatatatatttctatatttaacCTCACTATTAATATTCAACAACTTATACCATGTGTTTTTCTAGTATCTTTTTTGAAAACTCTCACAACTCAGATTCtcacaatatacaattatgtTGATTTATAGGTactggggtcaaaggtcaaacaggTCGTCCTGGAAAGGTTGGCCCACAAGGTGTCAAGGAAGATAAAGGAATAAATGGTGGAGTTGGATTAGCAGGTGTAAAAGGTCAGAAAGGTGAGACACCCAACCAGGTCAAGGTAGCATTCTCTGTAGCAAGACAGAGTGGTATGTCTGGAACCAGTTCTGAACAAAATATCACTTACACTCACAGCATTGTACAAGAGAATGCcaatattgatatcaatacTGGTGTGTTTACCTGTCAAGTACCTGGTATCTATTATTTCTCTTTTACATTCTATTCTTATTCTGGTAAGATATTGTGGATTTTATTGAAACTCAATGATGAGTACAAGTTTAGAATCTATCAGCCATCACAATCAGGATATAGAATGCAATCTCAGAGTGGTATGCTACATCTAGGTCAAGGTGATCAAGTCAAATTAGTGTTAGGGGCAGGTACACATTATAGATTTTACTACACTACTACTGCTAATTCTCATTATACCAACACCTTCAATGGTTATCTCATCTCATAATTGataaatgtagtaatttcttctATATTATGACAATTATCTCTTTGTTTATACAATAATAAGTGATAGATTGATGTCTTACATATACCATATGTTGTCTTTGATCAATACTAGATACCATATTTGATAGATTGATGTCTTACATATACCATGGAATGTCCTTGATCAAtactagatacaatatttgataGATTGATGTCTTACATATACCATGGAATGTCTTGGATCAATACTAGATACCATATTTGATAGATTGATGTCTTACATATACCATGGAATGTCTTTGATCAATACTAGATACCATATTTGATAGATTGATGTCTTACATATACCATGGAATCTTTGATCAATACTAGATACCATATTTGATAGATTGATGTCTTACATATACCATGTTGTCTTTGATCAAtactagatacaatatttgataGATTGATGTCTTACATATACCATGGAATGTCCTTGATCAATACTAGATACCATATTTGATAGATTGATGTCTTACATATACCATGGAATGTCTTTGATCAATACTAGATACCATATTTGATAGATTGATGTCTTACATATACCATGTTGTCTTTGATCAATACGAGATACCATATTTGATAGATTGATGTCTTACATATACCATGGAATGTCCTTGATCAATACTAGATACCATATTTGATAGATTGATGTCTTACATATACCATGTTGTCTTTGATCAATACTAGATACCATATTTGATAGATTGatgtacttttcccatactcctactggtctatttgtacttttcccatactcctactggtacttttcccatactcctactggtctatttgtacttttcccatactcctactggtctacttgtacttttcccataaTGGATCTAGACATACTAAAATCATCAATTCTGTTCTCATCAAACTCTTTGGACAAACTCAATCACAATTAAATTTCATCCATACAATATCTTTTAATATACAGGCCAACCTGGTGTAATAGGACCAGCTGGTACACAAGGTGTCAAGGGTGACCCAGGTTATAAAggtgaaattgcattcataggACAACCAGGTGAGTACAACTAaactggccatatggatgaggattgggtatttattttggatttataatttataaaacaattttatgatggcttcctatttgaaaaattaatgtgaaacaacatatgtcaagcccttgtttgtaactgcaaaagattaataagtGTGTCAAAtctttgtttatatatacatacaagaacaaactttttacaatttctttctttttttttggctttttgcaatttactgagttacaaacacagactatgacaatgttgtttcacattgtttttcaagtaggaattAAGCCAtgtgataatttttttataacttagaaatccaaaaacaaattaacccaatcatccatatgaccacttaaTATTTTTCGCAGTCAATTCGCTAAAAATCTTGAGATTTagaaacaagcgacctatcggtcagaatagctccgctggttttttttttaatttaattttttattttggtgacatgtagaagtggttcaggtcttcagctcttcactatgcagttttgttttagcgatgcaataaagtggttagtggtttcatatgatgtctcactataaaacacattttacacagaagttggtaatgtattgtactttttataccatagtcaccattttatgacaaaaatctactgttatgaaaaattgcacaaaatctcagaaaaaaatgactgggaaatgcacacaagaaaaagaaaaaaagaggattttgaggttggctaaaaataattccagtgtcttacagctgtaaccctggaaaattttaatgatgaatgaaataaactagggatctaaaataattttgaggcaatttgaatttcaattttctaacaaatttacaaagtcaacaacattcaacttgtactagttgtggtagatatatatagggaagaaatgtattaatcgccatcttagtttccgtacggcgacaatctcaagtacccggaagagagtcattctcagccatacgttacagtggtaacactcgttcatgttcggttacctttcacaaagaaaacacaacgaaatggttgaaatgatctttttttttatttcttttcatcacaacaacaaaatctacgtgatcaaaagtgttgtaaactaaaccagaaagaattatcggactggctaaacttcccgatgaactggagtaaggtcctactacttccaagcatggatgtattaatacatccatgttccaagtaagcctcgatagtactatagtacgtgagaaaatcgtctcaaactagcgatacaactttcaaaatataacttgacatgtcttcatttgttagagttatacaattcaagacgggttttcactcgaaaacaacaattctgtgaataatgacactctgaacgcagcgatttctcggacgatgttaccactgtaacgtatggctgacaacgacttgcttccgggttagtccctcgtgcatacgggtggattgtcggcgattaatacatacatcgtctgatattttaattcacagtgtttcttgtgaccggcgcctgtcagcagactctgccatttttttcatcattccattgtatttaaaccttgtacttgacatttcgcaatatttataattctcaacaaaatacctcaacatgcctcacttcgctcgtactcaaagcagccccgcgcggtatgatcactgacactgatgacatgatgagagagaaccttttcggatttacatgtaaaacggggaaagatacgcaaaacataatgcaaagtctgaagccaaattaaagttgtaattattttaattatttttacttgccaaatatttgcattttggaaaggcaagacacgttcatgtcgtttaactttacatgtgaactgtggGCCacaacttcaaccgcatgcctggcatgcccttccttacgcaagttgtctgaattctggttcactgtcattccaaattgcacgacaatatagaattaaccacaagttacatgttatctgaaaacatcacacttttatagtgggtctgaagtgtgattttagtgagtaccaagaacgtcctgtgttgatactcaagatacttgctgtggaaaatcgctcggtcaaatgaggtcacctacagcttctggtcgaatcaggatagagtatgcaaatgaggatgttgcggactggctgattatgtagaagggtgcagaattggatttgaagtttacaaccctgtttcgaacaaacgcttgtcatttgggtgcccaatgcgtagaattatgactatagcacatattacattgcttgtttgacgtcaatagtgtcttttgaaaagtggcagtttacttaaagtctcgtcgactgatttccaatatggcgtcggtcattatgctcattaacatattcatttttttttcaaattacaaaaaaaaaatcataaaaaataaaaatgaggatgtgctgacttgaaattaacaaatctgagtaagctaccccctgcgcatcaacacgccagatatcaaagcaatctaataagaggttttcaaggagttgatgaaaatgacattttatgaaaaaaaatcataaaaaattgaaaatggcacagatcaacttggcatgaacaaatctgaatagcctccccccagggaacatgcacaccaaatatcgaagaattccgactgtcacttccagagtagatagtaaaaatataaaagtttgacggacacctatgattcactctactctctatacctcaatacccacctatacctaaagctacgctttcagctttcgctgacagcggagctaaaaaccTCATCTTTAGTTCATTATATCTTTGAAGTTAGTTACTGTGACTCCGGGTATCAAATTTCAGAGTCACATTTAACTAAATACTACATATTATAATAGGACTGAGTTTGACTAACAGACATAAATCATTGTTTAGAATTAAATAGTTTTAAGTatattcagttgtgctacaaagctATTGGTATTATCttcaaataatgatattaatatgtgcataatatgttttatttaatattatattatagcattaccaattccagtgaattttgtgacgtcatcgctgtacattattactgataatgtacttcGTTATTGGACATCGCAGCcctggaacgagcataacaatacaagcttatgttcgtaaggcaataaaggtgtgggtatttaagaacagggaaattatggggtaaatacaccataagaattttttttaaaagattgaaattaaaatgaaagaaatttgtgttcacagcagttcattgaagtgcatatgtgtgtgtacgtgtacgtacgtgtgtcgctatgattagtattcagcttctgggccgaacatggcagacgatgttcagcgctgtgtatattatatgttgttttgcgtttctcggtctacaaattcactggtattggcaaaactataaaataataacaataatgtacgccctcccagtccataatggactcaagcaaactttgcactccataatgggctcggctgtcgcctcgcccattatgtcgttcaaagtttgctttcgtccattatgggctgggagggcatgcattattgtttaaatattgattatttaataataatatatatttctatatttaacCTCACTATTAATATTCAACAACTTATACCATGTGTTTTTCTAGTATCTTTTTTGAAAACTCTCACAACTCAGATTCtcacaatatacaattatgtTGATTTATAGGTactggggtcaaaggtcaaacaggTCGTCCTGGAAAGGTTGGCCCACAAGGTGTCAAGGGAGATAAAGGAATAAATGGTGGAGTTGGATTAGCAGGTGTAAAAGGTCAGAAAGGTGAGACACCAAACCAGGTCAAGGTAGCATTCTCTGTAGCAAGACAGAGTGGTATGTCTGGAACCAGTTCTGAACAAAATATCACTTACACTCACAGCATTGTACAAGAGAATGCcaatattgatatcaatacTGGTGTGTTTACCTGTCAAGTACCTGGTATCTATTATTTCTCTTTTACATTCTATTCTTATTCTGGTAAGAAATTGTGGATTTTATTGAAACTCAATGATGAGTACAAGTTTAGAATCTATCAGCCATCACAATCAGGATATAGAATGCAATCTCAGAGTGGTATGCTACATCTAGGTCAAGGTGATCAAGTCAAATTAGTGTTAGGGGCAGGTACACATTATAG is a window of Glandiceps talaboti chromosome 5, keGlaTala1.1, whole genome shotgun sequence DNA encoding:
- the LOC144434818 gene encoding uncharacterized protein LOC144434818; translated protein: MDKLVLILQLVVIIQTSTAQINQDGQCLSICSNSWPDTRGPAGPPGQPGAPGTGVKGQTGRPGKVGPQGVKEDKGINGGVGLAGVKGQKGETPNQVKVAFSVARQSGQPGVIGPAGTQGVKGDPGYKGEIAFIGQPGTGVKGQTGRPGKVGPQGVKGDKGINGGVGLAGVKGQKGETPNQVKVAFSVARQSGMSGTSSEQNITYTHSIVQENANIDINTGVFTCQVPGIYYFSFTFYSYSGKKLWILLKLNDEYKFRIYQPSQSGYRMQSQSGMLHLGQGDQVKLVLGAGTHYRFYYTTTANSHYTNTFNGYLIS